From the genome of Halomonas sp. 1513, one region includes:
- a CDS encoding DUF1289 domain-containing protein: protein MSRRIVSPCVGLCSTTVGDTTCRGCQRHDREIRDWLGYHGSEREARMQALDALRVAVAERYLEITDTALLEAQLVRYRVRFRPEQPALSRAIELLRVGRQRINDLTRYGLAPRAEVAALTPAELYAAMHRALEAAAQARSDAEP from the coding sequence ATGAGCCGACGGATCGTGTCGCCCTGCGTGGGCTTGTGTTCGACCACCGTGGGAGATACCACCTGCCGTGGCTGCCAGCGCCACGATCGCGAGATTCGTGACTGGCTGGGCTACCACGGCAGTGAGCGCGAGGCGCGCATGCAGGCGCTGGACGCGCTGCGCGTGGCGGTGGCCGAGCGCTACCTGGAGATCACCGATACTGCCCTGCTCGAAGCCCAACTGGTGCGCTATCGGGTGCGCTTCCGGCCCGAGCAGCCGGCGCTGTCGCGCGCCATCGAGCTGCTGCGGGTAGGACGCCAGCGCATCAACGACCTGACGCGCTATGGCCTGGCGCCGCGGGCCGAGGTCGCGGCGCTGACGCCGGCCGAGCTCTACGCCGCCATGCACCGGGCGCTTGAAGCTGCCGCTCAGGCACGCAGCGACGCCGAGCCCTGA
- a CDS encoding tRNA-(ms[2]io[6]A)-hydroxylase: MQENPIMQDAPEALLPESLTHFLRCPTPDAWIAAALEHQDLLLIDHAQCEKKAASTAMSLMYRYVDRPLLLTKMSQLAREELLHFEQVIKVMETRGVTYRHLSASRYAEGLRRHVRTEDPARLVDILIIGAYIEARSCERFARLIPHLDAELAKFYRSLVKSEGRHFEDYLMLARRYAEEGGDAEVEARIVFFAECEADLINREDSEFRFHSGLPCAA, encoded by the coding sequence ATGCAAGAGAACCCCATCATGCAAGACGCCCCGGAGGCACTGCTGCCCGAGTCGCTCACGCACTTTCTGCGCTGCCCCACGCCCGATGCCTGGATCGCCGCGGCACTCGAACATCAGGACCTGCTGCTGATCGACCACGCCCAGTGCGAGAAGAAGGCCGCCTCGACGGCGATGAGCCTGATGTACCGCTACGTCGATCGACCGCTGCTGCTGACCAAGATGTCGCAGTTGGCTCGCGAGGAGCTGCTGCACTTCGAGCAGGTGATCAAGGTCATGGAGACCCGCGGCGTGACCTACCGTCATCTCAGCGCTTCGCGCTACGCCGAGGGATTGCGCCGCCATGTGCGGACTGAAGATCCGGCGCGGCTGGTCGATATCCTGATTATCGGCGCCTATATCGAAGCGCGCAGCTGTGAGCGCTTCGCGCGGTTGATTCCGCACCTCGACGCTGAACTTGCCAAGTTCTATCGCAGTCTGGTTAAGTCGGAAGGGCGCCACTTCGAGGACTACCTGATGCTGGCGCGCCGCTACGCCGAAGAGGGCGGCGATGCCGAGGTCGAGGCGCGCATCGTCTTCTTCGCCGAGTGCGAAGCCGACTTGATCAACCGTGAGGACAGCGAGTTTCGCTTCCACAGCGGCTTGCCGTGCGCCGCATGA